The Mucilaginibacter yixingensis genome window below encodes:
- a CDS encoding alpha-galactosidase, which produces MFYTTSKMAGANTAGQYKTVHPFKKIGCIFTFILSASTAVVGQNKEPIVIATNNSALVLSIGANQRVYQNYLGKRLINKQDYALIPQGRYEAYITGGMEDQFQPAVKVTHADGNPSLELQYVTQHVTQTEDLVETVIELKDARYPTTVTLHYDAYQKEDVIKTWTEISNKEKGEIILENYASSMLHFSAKAYWLTHFHGDWASEMKQEETRLTHSALEIDSKLGTRADMYRTPVFFLSLNKPADETTGELIAGTLAWTGNFNFRFETDERDNLRVISGINAYASAYHLGSGKTFVTPAFIFTYSTAGKGQASRNLHSWARNYGVLDGNQPRLTLLNNWEATHTDFDETKLVGLFDDAKKLDLDLFLLDDGWFGNKYPRNDDRTGLGDWDANKTKLPNGVSKLVKEATAKNLKFGIWLEPEMVNPKSELYEQHPDWLLKLPNRAENYQRNQLVLDLANPKVADYVYQVVDHLLTENPNLAYIKWDCNRTMSNAWSPYLKDRQSDLYVDYTLALYRVFDRIRAKYPHLPMMLCSGGGGRTDYGGLKYFTEFWPSDDTDPLERVYIQWGYSYFFPSNTISAHVTSWGKQSLKFRTDVAMMGKLGYDINVDKMTAEEVAFSKAAVDNYKRLSDVIWHGDLYRLASPYEGNRAALMYVDQQKTKAVLFHYNLNVRYKELFGAIKLWGLDPQKQYKIEEINTFTGIKSNLAGNGQTLSGDYLMNQGINLSSGKIVPLTSMVIEISAVSK; this is translated from the coding sequence ATGTTTTATACTACCTCAAAAATGGCCGGCGCAAACACAGCCGGCCAATACAAAACAGTGCATCCGTTCAAAAAGATCGGGTGCATTTTTACTTTTATTCTATCGGCATCAACCGCTGTTGTGGGGCAAAATAAAGAGCCCATCGTTATTGCAACCAATAACAGCGCGTTGGTTTTAAGCATAGGCGCTAATCAACGTGTTTACCAAAACTACCTGGGCAAAAGATTGATTAACAAACAGGATTACGCACTGATTCCGCAAGGGCGCTATGAGGCTTATATCACCGGCGGCATGGAAGACCAATTTCAGCCTGCCGTAAAAGTTACACATGCTGATGGCAACCCATCGCTCGAACTACAATATGTAACCCAACACGTAACCCAAACAGAAGATCTGGTTGAAACCGTAATTGAACTGAAAGACGCTCGCTACCCAACTACCGTTACCCTGCATTATGATGCCTACCAGAAAGAAGACGTTATTAAAACCTGGACAGAAATCAGCAACAAGGAAAAAGGTGAAATTATACTTGAAAACTACGCGTCGTCCATGTTACATTTTAGTGCAAAAGCATACTGGCTTACCCATTTTCATGGCGATTGGGCTTCAGAAATGAAACAGGAAGAAACCCGGTTAACCCACAGCGCACTGGAGATTGACAGCAAACTGGGCACCAGGGCAGACATGTACCGCACACCGGTATTTTTCCTCTCTCTTAACAAACCTGCAGATGAAACCACCGGCGAACTGATTGCCGGTACCCTGGCCTGGACGGGCAATTTCAACTTCCGCTTTGAAACCGATGAGCGCGATAACTTGCGGGTGATATCAGGTATCAATGCTTATGCTTCAGCCTATCATCTGGGCAGCGGAAAAACTTTTGTTACACCGGCATTCATCTTCACCTATTCTACGGCTGGCAAGGGACAGGCCAGCAGAAACCTGCACAGCTGGGCGCGCAATTACGGCGTACTGGACGGCAATCAGCCCCGGCTTACCCTGCTAAACAACTGGGAAGCCACCCATACCGACTTTGACGAAACCAAGCTGGTAGGTTTGTTTGACGATGCCAAAAAACTCGACCTGGACTTGTTTCTGCTGGATGACGGCTGGTTTGGTAACAAGTACCCGCGTAATGATGATAGGACCGGTCTAGGCGATTGGGATGCCAACAAAACCAAACTACCCAACGGCGTAAGCAAATTGGTTAAAGAGGCTACGGCCAAAAATCTCAAATTTGGTATTTGGCTGGAGCCCGAAATGGTGAACCCCAAAAGCGAGCTTTATGAGCAACATCCAGATTGGCTTTTAAAGCTGCCAAACCGTGCCGAGAACTATCAGCGCAACCAATTGGTGCTTGATCTCGCCAATCCTAAAGTGGCCGATTATGTTTATCAGGTAGTAGATCATCTGCTGACCGAGAACCCTAATCTGGCTTATATTAAATGGGATTGCAACCGTACCATGAGCAATGCGTGGTCACCGTACTTAAAGGATCGTCAATCTGATCTATATGTAGATTACACGCTGGCCCTGTACCGTGTGTTTGACCGCATCCGCGCTAAATACCCGCATTTGCCTATGATGCTGTGCTCTGGCGGTGGTGGCCGTACCGATTATGGCGGACTAAAATATTTCACCGAGTTTTGGCCAAGCGATGACACAGATCCCTTAGAGCGCGTATATATCCAGTGGGGATACAGTTATTTCTTTCCATCCAATACCATCTCGGCTCATGTTACCTCATGGGGTAAGCAATCGCTCAAATTCCGTACAGATGTAGCCATGATGGGCAAACTGGGCTATGATATTAACGTAGATAAAATGACTGCTGAAGAAGTGGCCTTCAGCAAAGCTGCCGTTGATAATTATAAAAGACTGAGTGATGTAATCTGGCATGGTGATCTGTATCGGCTGGCGTCACCTTACGAGGGCAACCGGGCAGCGCTGATGTATGTAGATCAGCAAAAAACAAAAGCCGTATTATTTCATTACAACCTCAATGTGAGGTACAAAGAGCTATTTGGCGCGATAAAATTGTGGGGCCTCGATCCGCAGAAACAATATAAAATTGAAGAGATTAACACTTTTACGGGCATTAAATCAAACCTGGCCGGCAATGGCCAAACCCTTAGCGGCGATTACCTGATGAACCAAGGCATCAACCTGTCCTCCGGGAAAATAGTACCGCTTACCAGTATGGTTATAGAAATTAGTGCGGTATCCAAATAA
- a CDS encoding polysaccharide lyase 6 family protein: protein MCTAIFMVAQSPARAQTKQVSSLKELQAAIDKARPGDVISVADGVYPATENINITAHGNAAHPITITAQHTGGAEVSGSGGFNITDNASYIIVRGFKFTHAASKTKTGPNTSFCRFTQNVFENTGDGEDLTVAGSDQEIDHNTFDHKNAMGRFIAIRGKGSQIAERLHIHHNYFNDFKSQGGKNGAEAFQFGLSGFSLSTSNSVVEYNLFEHCAGENELISVKASGVTLRYNTVRDCPAQFTLRHGNKSRVYGNYFFNTPGLRIFGDDHLIYSNYFENCETGIVIGNGDGEVADGARLTAHDRPDRVLIAFNTMVNNKISMVQMQRKNGMGATAITVAYNLIQGGDNAASISGPMRDAKWEGNLVFGTKTNGDLPAGTFTVIDPKLEKTASGAYHLTAQSPAINKATTTLAGITTDMDGQKRVAPFDIGADEFSTDAVEAKPLSAKDTGVQSAL from the coding sequence ATGTGTACAGCCATATTTATGGTGGCACAGAGCCCCGCCAGGGCGCAAACCAAACAAGTTTCTTCATTAAAAGAATTGCAGGCCGCTATAGATAAAGCCAGGCCCGGCGATGTAATCAGTGTGGCCGATGGTGTTTACCCGGCAACAGAGAACATCAACATTACTGCACATGGCAACGCTGCCCATCCCATTACCATAACTGCACAACATACCGGTGGTGCCGAGGTTTCCGGCAGCGGTGGGTTTAACATTACAGATAATGCCAGTTATATTATCGTTCGTGGGTTTAAGTTTACCCATGCCGCCTCAAAAACAAAAACGGGTCCTAATACCAGTTTCTGCCGTTTTACGCAAAATGTTTTTGAAAATACCGGAGATGGGGAAGACCTTACGGTAGCCGGCAGCGATCAGGAAATTGATCATAATACCTTCGATCATAAAAATGCCATGGGCCGGTTTATTGCCATCAGGGGCAAAGGATCACAAATTGCCGAGCGGCTGCATATCCATCATAATTATTTTAATGATTTTAAATCGCAGGGCGGTAAAAACGGTGCCGAAGCTTTCCAGTTCGGGTTGAGCGGATTCAGTCTTTCTACCAGTAACAGTGTGGTGGAGTATAATCTTTTTGAACACTGTGCCGGCGAGAATGAACTGATCTCTGTAAAAGCATCCGGCGTTACACTGCGTTATAATACCGTGCGCGACTGCCCGGCGCAGTTCACCCTGAGGCATGGCAATAAAAGCCGGGTTTATGGCAACTATTTCTTCAATACCCCTGGTCTGCGCATTTTTGGCGATGATCACCTGATCTACAGCAATTACTTTGAAAACTGCGAGACAGGCATTGTAATTGGCAATGGCGACGGCGAGGTGGCCGATGGCGCCCGGCTCACCGCGCATGACCGGCCAGACAGGGTACTTATTGCCTTTAATACCATGGTTAACAATAAGATCTCCATGGTACAGATGCAGCGCAAAAATGGTATGGGGGCAACAGCTATAACCGTAGCGTATAACCTGATACAAGGTGGCGATAATGCCGCCAGTATATCCGGACCAATGCGCGATGCAAAATGGGAAGGCAACCTGGTTTTCGGTACAAAAACTAATGGCGATTTGCCTGCCGGTACATTCACTGTTATCGACCCGAAACTTGAGAAAACAGCTTCAGGAGCTTATCATCTTACGGCGCAAAGCCCGGCCATCAACAAGGCGACAACAACTTTGGCGGGCATAACTACAGATATGGATGGCCAAAAACGGGTAGCCCCATTTGATATTGGTGCTGATGAATTTAGTACTGATGCGGTGGAGGCCAAGCCTTTATCGGCAAAAGACACCGGCGTGCAATCAGCTTTATAG
- a CDS encoding glycoside hydrolase family 28 protein, translating into MNAAENQLSRRAWIDKVAVAGLGAALVTGLPHQALALANNADDKPALNGTGIYNIRDFGAKGDGKTLDTAALQAAIDVCNKHNGGTVLVPAGVFVIGTVELKSNVTLHLSAQGKLLGTADGKQYYAGKTIPLDTGWTMNDGNVGLLFAVNAENITIEGNGTIDGQGAQFRSPTKGVPPPSGRGGNDRPYHLLFYQCKNLTVRDVFLLNSAYHSVRVCFCSFVKLEGLHIRGRVIHNNDGFHFVASEYVHVSNCDVQTQDDACALFGSCKFVTITNCSFSTRWSVFRFGGGEAENITISNCLIYETYGCPIKMRCSPGGRFENISFSNIVMRDVTGPISIGISPPNGQAQGAARAPGKVKNISFSNIHGNVVKPVPLRDSEFSSNYNPGEMFSCITLNSMDDVYMENISFNNIHLTYPGGGTTEQGAVRDMPKLAGEYYQIGVPPAYGLYARNVKALTLTDMRFEMEQPDERPALILDHVHDAAINGFSAPGQPRAESLLRFIGSRDVYASAVRVLSPVTTLLEVEGAASSNIKIDGGDLSRAAKVLKLSSGADAKAVKIRD; encoded by the coding sequence ATGAATGCTGCAGAAAATCAACTATCACGCAGGGCATGGATTGATAAAGTAGCCGTTGCCGGTTTGGGTGCGGCGCTGGTTACCGGTTTGCCTCATCAGGCCTTGGCACTGGCAAATAATGCCGATGACAAGCCCGCATTAAACGGAACCGGTATTTACAATATTCGTGATTTTGGCGCCAAAGGCGACGGCAAAACGCTTGACACCGCCGCGTTGCAAGCCGCTATTGATGTCTGCAACAAGCATAACGGCGGCACGGTGCTGGTGCCGGCCGGCGTATTTGTAATAGGTACGGTAGAACTGAAGAGTAATGTTACGCTGCATCTGTCGGCCCAGGGAAAACTGCTGGGCACTGCCGATGGCAAGCAATACTACGCCGGCAAAACCATCCCGCTGGATACCGGCTGGACCATGAACGATGGCAATGTGGGCTTGCTGTTTGCCGTTAATGCCGAGAATATCACTATTGAAGGTAACGGTACTATTGACGGACAGGGCGCGCAATTTCGCAGCCCAACCAAAGGCGTGCCGCCGCCATCGGGACGTGGGGGCAATGACCGGCCTTATCACCTGTTATTTTATCAATGTAAAAATCTTACTGTGCGCGATGTTTTCTTGCTCAATAGCGCTTACCATTCTGTGCGGGTTTGCTTCTGCTCGTTTGTAAAGCTGGAAGGGTTGCATATCCGCGGGCGGGTGATACATAATAACGACGGTTTCCATTTTGTGGCCAGCGAATATGTGCACGTGAGTAATTGCGATGTACAGACGCAGGACGATGCCTGTGCGCTGTTTGGCAGTTGCAAGTTTGTAACCATCACCAATTGCTCGTTCAGTACGCGGTGGTCGGTCTTTAGGTTTGGGGGAGGCGAGGCAGAAAATATCACCATTTCCAATTGCCTGATCTATGAGACTTATGGCTGCCCGATAAAAATGAGATGCTCGCCGGGCGGCAGGTTTGAAAATATCTCGTTCTCTAATATCGTTATGCGCGATGTTACCGGGCCAATCTCTATTGGTATTAGTCCACCGAACGGCCAGGCGCAAGGTGCTGCCAGGGCGCCGGGGAAGGTGAAAAATATCTCATTCAGCAATATTCATGGCAATGTGGTAAAGCCGGTGCCGCTGCGTGATTCTGAGTTTAGCAGTAACTATAACCCCGGTGAGATGTTCTCCTGCATCACCCTCAACTCAATGGATGATGTTTATATGGAAAATATTTCGTTCAATAACATCCACCTCACTTACCCCGGCGGTGGCACCACAGAACAGGGCGCTGTGCGAGACATGCCTAAGCTAGCAGGAGAATATTACCAGATTGGAGTTCCTCCGGCTTACGGCTTATATGCACGCAACGTAAAAGCCTTAACCCTAACCGATATGCGCTTTGAAATGGAGCAACCAGACGAACGGCCGGCACTCATTTTAGACCATGTGCACGATGCCGCAATAAACGGTTTCAGTGCACCGGGCCAGCCGCGGGCAGAATCATTATTACGCTTTATCGGCTCAAGGGATGTTTATGCCAGTGCCGTGCGGGTGTTGAGCCCGGTAACTACCTTACTGGAAGTAGAGGGTGCCGCAAGCAGCAATATCAAAATAGACGGTGGCGATTTAAGCCGGGCTGCCAAAGTCCTCAAATTATCATCCGGCGCCGATGCTAAAGCCGTTAAAATACGCGATTAA
- a CDS encoding AraC family transcriptional regulator — MKPQLLKVSTGPAQSFSVRQDVHPINNKWHYHPEVELLYIKRGSGTEFTGDSIRHFRAGDVILIGSNLPHYWRFDEPYYNDSDSKHEANVVVVHFNENFWGAPFLQLPENVGIKNLLTESKRGVLINGATKKLIAELLDQMLAVEGSARIVLLMQALNIIASSPKLSILSSISFKPVPQSIDNDRIDAIHQYSMVNFKKKIQLEEIAAIAHVSPNSFCRYFKSHTGKTYSQFLIEIKVGQACRLLIENKLSIKQLCYESGFNNFASFHKNFKQITGKSPLVYQKEFMTPRHDTSDVKRRQYRMVS; from the coding sequence ATGAAACCACAACTGCTAAAGGTATCTACCGGTCCGGCACAGTCTTTCAGCGTGCGGCAGGACGTTCATCCTATCAACAATAAGTGGCATTATCATCCCGAAGTTGAACTGCTTTATATAAAACGCGGCAGCGGTACTGAGTTTACCGGCGATAGCATCAGGCATTTCCGTGCTGGCGATGTGATACTGATTGGTTCTAACCTGCCGCACTACTGGCGTTTTGATGAACCTTATTATAATGACAGCGACTCTAAACACGAAGCAAACGTAGTGGTAGTGCATTTTAACGAGAATTTTTGGGGCGCCCCCTTTCTTCAATTACCAGAAAATGTTGGCATCAAAAACCTGCTGACAGAATCAAAACGTGGTGTACTTATTAATGGAGCAACAAAGAAACTGATTGCAGAATTGCTTGACCAAATGCTGGCGGTTGAAGGCAGCGCCCGTATAGTGTTACTGATGCAGGCGCTAAATATTATTGCCAGCAGCCCCAAATTATCTATTCTTTCTTCCATCAGTTTTAAACCAGTGCCACAAAGCATAGATAATGATCGCATTGATGCTATCCATCAATACTCCATGGTTAACTTTAAGAAAAAGATCCAGTTAGAAGAAATAGCAGCTATTGCGCACGTAAGCCCTAACTCATTTTGCAGATATTTTAAATCGCACACGGGCAAAACCTACTCGCAGTTTTTGATTGAGATAAAGGTTGGCCAAGCCTGCCGCCTGCTGATAGAGAATAAATTGAGCATTAAGCAGCTTTGTTACGAGAGCGGCTTTAACAATTTTGCCAGCTTCCATAAAAACTTTAAACAAATAACAGGCAAAAGTCCGCTGGTTTACCAGAAAGAGTTTATGACGCCAAGGCACGATACATCAGATGTTAAAAGGCGGCAATACCGAATGGTGAGTTAG